ttAGCACCGTACCGTACCAGAAGGTGTCGGGAAGTACCGggaggtaccgggcagtatttagtatataatttatatgagaaaaagagacaaataatgcttTTATAGCTACCggcaggaatttttttttttgcaccggACAGTGCCGAGTGGTAGCGGGTAGTATTtggtatgaaatttataagagaaaatgagacaagtaatgcgtttatagctaccgggttgtagatttattagcaccgggcagtgccgagcggtaccgggcagtaccaggCAGTATTAGTATGACTGTTTagtactgctgttagtaatgtcattaacaatataattataatgtttataacaaaaataactgtcaatattgatagcataagTAAAAAGAGCATTTTCCCCCTATTataaggaaaggtgaggtcacaagaccTACTAATTGCAACATTTCCCAgtgatgttatatatacatatatatatgtgtgtgtgtgtgtgtgtgtgtgtgtgtgtgtgtgtgtgtgtgtgtgtgtgtgtgtgtgtgtgtgtgtgtgtgtgtgtgtgtgtgtgtgtatgcatgtataatatatatttacataatttatatatatgacatatatatatatatatatatatatatatatatatatatatatatatatataaaatgatattatatatataataataatatatatatatatatatataataatattatatgtatataataatatatatatataagaattatatatatatatatatatatatatatatatatatataaaagatataatatgtataatatttatattatatataatacatataatataacacacacacacacacacacacacacacacacacacacacacacacacacacacacacacacacatatatatatatatatatatatatatatgatatatatataatatatatatatatatatatatatatatatatatatatatatatatatgatatatatatataatatatatatatctatatgtatatgtatatatataaatatgtatatgtatatgtatatatataaatatgtatttgtatatatatatatatatatatatatatatatatatatatattatatgtatatatatgtatatgtatatatgtgtgtgtgtgtgtgtgtatatatatattatatattatatatatcatatatttatatatattgtaaatatatatgtatatatatatatatatatatatatatatatatatatatatatatatatatatatgtgtgtgtgtgtgtgtgtgtgtgtgtgtgtgtgtgtgtgtgtgtgcataaatgtatgtatatatgtatatacatacatatatatgtatatagatatatatatcatatatttatatatattgtaaatatatattacatacatatatatatatatatatatatatatatatatatatatatatatatatatatatatgtgtgtgtgtgtgtgtgtgtgtgtgtgtgtgtgtgtgtgtgtattatatatattatatattatatatatattatatttattatatattatatatatgtattatatatatatacatatattatatatatacatatattatatatatacatatattatatatatacatatattatatatatatatatatatatatatatatatatatatttatatatatatatatatatatatatatatatagatagagagagagagagagagagagagagagagagagagagagagagagagagagagagagagtgagagtgagagtgagagtgagagtgagagtgagaggcataAATACACTTGAATGCGCgcacgcatgcatgtatgcatgtgttaatgtgtgtatgtatatatgtatatgagtatatatagatagatttatacgtgtgctgtatgtatgtatatagtgaatTGTATTTTGTAAGTGCATTATTtgctactttattttttctttctcttcagaaGACTGTATTTACTTGTCAGGATTGGATATCTTGGATGGAACACCAGTCGTAGATATTAAACCATACATTCCTGAGTATGATTGTCCACAGCTTGAAGGCCTGTATGCTAGTCCATCTTTATCTGACAGTGAAGTAAATGATAATGCAAAATACCCATCAAAAGATAACATTGAAGCCATAAAAAATGATACATTTAGTATTAAAAGTTGTGACTCAGACACTGATGTGCAGAGTGTGAGCTGTGTTAATTTGGAGAGTAGATTACCAGTCAGTGAAAGAAATAGTGAAAGCAAAGAAAGTGTCTACCAAGATGGTGCAGGAAGAAAATACATTGGTGTGAAGAATTGTCAGCAAGTAACAACAGCGGAATGGCTTCACAGTGTACATTCGTCATTGCAAGTAATATATAATCCTATTGCAGCAGATGAGATCAAGAGATTTTCAGCAGCTACAGATGACGAGCCTTACAGGTCAGATTCGTACATTTTATGTTGTACAATTAATAACATAAGAAggatttatttatctactattttATACAACTGAATTAAACTTCTATGTGGTTTTGTCCATCACTTCAAAATGTAGCAAAACCAGAGCATTGGTTGCTATACAATCATTGCAGCCCNNNNNNNNNNNNNNNNNNNNNNNNNNNNNNNNNNNNNNNNNNNNNNNNNNNNNNNNNNNNNNNNNNNNNNNNNNNNNNNNNNNNNNNNNNNNNNNNNNNNNNNNNNNNNNNNNNNNNNNNNNNNNNNNNNNNNNNNNNNNNNNNNNNNNNNNNNNNNNNNNNNNNNNNNNNNNNNNNNNNNNNNNNNNNNNNNNNNNNNNNNNNNNNNNNNNNNNNNNNNNNNNNNNNNNNNNNNNNNNNNNNNNNNNNNNNNNNNNNNNNNNNNNNNNNNNNNNNNNNNNNNNNNNNNNNNNNNNNNNNNNNNNNNNNNNNNNNNNNNNNNNNNNNNNNNNNNNNNNNNNNNNNNNNNNNNNNNNNNNNNNNNNNNNNNNNNNNNNNNNNNNNNNNNNNNNNNNNNNNNNNNNNNNNNNNNNNNNNNNNNNNNNNNNNNNNNNNNNNNNNNNNNNNNNNNNNNNNNNNNNNNNNNNNNNNNNNNNNNNNNNNNNNNNNNNNNNNNNNNNatatatataaatataaatatatatatatatatatatatatatatatatatatatatatatatatatatatatgtatatatacatatgtatatatatatgtatatatatatatatatatatatatatatatatatatatatatatatatatatatcaatatatagacagatagatagatagatagatagatagatatgcatatacatatgtatatatgtatgtatatatatatatatatatatatatatatatatatatatacatatatatgcatatatatacaatatatatatatatataatatatatatatatacatatatatacatatatatatatatatatataaataaatctatatatatatagatatatttacatatatatatatatatatatatatatatatatatacatatatatacatatatatatatatatatatatataaataaatctatatatatatagatatatttacatatatatatatatatatatatatatatatatgtatatatatatatatatagatagatagatagatatagatatatttacatatatatatacatatatatatatgtatgtatacttatatatctatatataatataatatatatatatatatatatataaatgtatacatatatataaatatacatacacatatatttacatatatatatatatatatatatatatatatatatatatatataagtatatatatatatgtatatatatatatatatgtatatatatatatatatatatatatatatatatatatatatataagtatatatatatatgtatatatatatatatatatatatatatatatatatatatatatatatatatatgtatatatatatgtatatatatacatatatttacatatacatatacatatacatatacatatacatatatataaatatatatatatatatatatatatatatatatatatatatatatatatatatatatatatatgtgtgtatacatatatataaatataatatatatacagatatatatacacatatatttatttacatatatgcctatatattttcatagatatatgcatatgtatatatcttatatataaataaataaatatatatatatatatatatatatatatacaaatatatatatatatatatatatatatatatatatatatatatatatatatatatatgtacacatatacatatacatctatacatatatatatatatatatgtatatatatatatatatatatatatatatatatatatatatatatatatatatatatatatatttatatgtatataaataaatatatatatatacatatatatacattatatatatatatatatacatatgtatatatacatatatatacatatatatatatatatatatatatatatatatatatatatatatatataaatgtatatatgtatatatatgtatatatgtatatatatatatgtatatatatatatatatatatatatatatatgtatatatatatgtatatatgtatatatatatgtatatatgtatatatatatatatatatatatatatatatatatatatatatatatatatatgtacacatatacatatatatacatatacatatacataatatatatatatatatatatttatatgtatatatatatatatatatatatatatatatatatatatatatatatatatatatatatatatatatatatatatatatatatatatgtatatatatatatatacaggttgacccaccaacagttaacttggatgcgggtagtgtcgagatcccgctgccagatccacctatcagtgaggaccctccctccctaactgaagttaggggggcgatttccaagctgaagagtggtaaagcagctggtatctgcggcataccagctgaactgttaaaggctggtggtgaacctatggcacgggggttacatgctgtcctggctgccatctggcagtccggttccgctcctcctgacctgttgaggggtgtggtcatccctctctggaaggggaagggggaccgttgggactgcagcaatcaccgaggcatcacactgctcagtgtaccagacaaggttctcgcccacatccttctgagacgtatcagagaccatctactgaggcaccagagactggagcaatccggattcattcctggtaagtccacaatagaccgtatcctcgcgcttcgagtcattgtagagcgccgtcgtgaattcgggcgtgggctgcttgcagcctacatcgacctcaagaaggcgttcgatacagtgcatcgggagtcactttgggagatcctgaggctgagaggaataccaacaaggattattggactaatagcaagcctgtatactggtactgaaagtgctgtaaagtgtggtgggggcctgtcgagcttctttcctg
The nucleotide sequence above comes from Penaeus vannamei isolate JL-2024 chromosome 6, ASM4276789v1, whole genome shotgun sequence. Encoded proteins:
- the LOC113805931 gene encoding uncharacterized protein gives rise to the protein MSSYNCTNTDPGELKNQLGQARNELNNIRKSIQGLRAQFRKDISRLEEMSKLGKFPSMQLPLPERNSESENKRNQKEYTEEGPCFHGWQPIEDCIYLSGLDILDGTPVVDIKPYIPEYDCPQLEGLYASPSLSDSEVNDNAKYPSKDNIEAIKNDTFSIKSCDSDTDVQSVSCVNLESRLPVSERNSESKESVYQDGAGRKYIGVKNCQQVTTAEWLHSVHSSLQVIYNPIAADEIKRFSAATDDEPYRSDSYILCCTINNIRRIYLSTILYN